The Prochlorococcus sp. MIT 1300 genome has a window encoding:
- a CDS encoding magnesium chelatase subunit H has protein sequence MFTQVRSANRRVSPAENHGHKAVMKAVYLVLEPQYQNALTQAANSINSQNGSLGVELSGYLIEELRDPKNLADFQKDIESADVFIASLIFIEDLAQKVVEVVGPHRDRLKAAVIFPSMPEVMRLNKLGTFSMSQLGQSSSAIANFMKKRKEAGGTGFQDAMLKLLNTLPSILKYLPVDKAQDARSFMLSFQYWLGGTSENLKNLLLMLADKYVFTDTESEQRPSLEVAEPEVFPDLGIWHPLAPNMFEDIKEYLNWTSSRSDLSEKSRRGPLIGLVLQRSHIVTGDEAHYVAVIQELEYRGARVIPVFCGGLDFSKPVNSFFFDPSKNDIPLVDGVVSLTGFALVGGPARQDHPKAIASLKKLNRPYMVALPLVFQTTQEWEGSDLGLHPVQVALQIAIPELDGAIEPIVLSGRDDATGKAHTLQDRVDAIAERAIRWSSLRIKPRAEKKLAITVFSFPPDKGNVGTAAYLDVFGSIHRVLEELKAQGYKVENLPKDSKALMEELINDPEALEGAPELSIAHRMSVGEYEKLTPYSERLEENWGKPPGNLNSDGQNLLIYGRHFGNVFIGVQPTFGYEGDPMRLLYSRSASPHHGFAAYYTYLEKVWEADAVLHFGTHGSLEFMPGKQMGMSETCYPDSLIGGLPNLYYYAANNPSEATIAKRRGYASTISYLTPPAENAGLYKGLKELGELVGSYQQLREGGRGVQIVNAIIETARQCNLDQDVNLPEKDASEIDLEDRDAVVGSVYSQLMEIESRLLPCGLHTIGKPPTAEEAIATLVSIAALEREDDGLRSLPGLLAEARGRKIEDIYKGNDEGVLKDVELNRTITETSRKSIAGMVNLLTGKDGRVTLETGLIGKINNLVNQFGFNNEPTYLKICKRAGFNDIDSVALEKLFEYLRFCLDQICADKEMESLLKALEGDYVLPGPGGDPIRNPGVLPSGKNIHALDPQSIPTIAAVAAAKGVVDKLIERQRREEGAWPETIACVLWGTDNIKTYGESLAQILWFIGVRPKPDSVGRVNKLELIPLEELGRPRIDVVVNCSGVFRDLFINQMALIDQGVKMAAEADEPLDQNFVRKHATEQAKEQGTSIRDAACRVFSNSSGSYSSNVNLAVENSTWEEEGELQEMYLSRKTFAFNADNPGEMNQKREIFESVIKTADVTFQNLDSAEISLTDVSHYFDSDPTNLIKGLREDGKAPNSFIADTTTANAQVRSLSETIRLDSRTKLLNPKWYEGMLNSGYEGVREVSNRLNYTLGWSATSGQVDNFVYEESNETFINDPEMRKRLMELNPHSFRRIVGTLLEVNGRGYWDTSEENIDRLKELYQEVEDRIEGVNQED, from the coding sequence ATGTTTACGCAGGTCCGCTCCGCCAATCGCCGAGTTTCTCCTGCAGAAAATCATGGCCACAAAGCCGTGATGAAAGCTGTCTACCTTGTGCTTGAACCTCAATACCAAAACGCCTTAACTCAAGCTGCCAATTCAATTAATTCCCAAAATGGTTCTCTAGGTGTGGAGCTAAGCGGCTACCTAATCGAAGAGTTACGAGATCCGAAAAATCTGGCTGATTTTCAAAAGGACATTGAAAGTGCGGATGTTTTTATTGCATCGCTGATATTCATAGAAGACTTGGCCCAAAAAGTGGTCGAGGTTGTAGGACCCCATAGAGACCGTCTAAAAGCAGCGGTCATATTTCCTTCAATGCCAGAAGTAATGCGCTTGAACAAGCTTGGGACCTTTTCTATGTCCCAGCTAGGTCAAAGCAGTAGTGCTATAGCCAATTTTATGAAGAAGCGGAAAGAGGCAGGTGGTACTGGCTTTCAAGACGCAATGCTCAAACTTTTAAATACTCTTCCCTCAATACTTAAATATCTACCAGTTGACAAAGCTCAAGATGCACGAAGCTTCATGCTGAGCTTCCAGTATTGGCTTGGAGGGACTTCAGAGAATCTCAAGAACCTCCTCCTAATGCTTGCAGATAAGTATGTTTTTACTGATACAGAAAGCGAGCAAAGACCATCTCTTGAAGTTGCTGAACCAGAGGTATTTCCAGATCTTGGGATATGGCATCCACTCGCTCCAAATATGTTTGAAGATATAAAAGAATATCTAAATTGGACATCTAGTAGATCTGATCTTTCTGAGAAATCAAGAAGAGGCCCATTAATTGGTCTTGTTTTACAAAGAAGCCATATCGTGACGGGCGATGAAGCGCATTATGTTGCTGTTATACAAGAGCTCGAATACAGAGGTGCAAGAGTTATACCTGTTTTCTGCGGTGGACTTGACTTCTCCAAACCTGTTAACTCTTTCTTTTTCGATCCTTCAAAAAACGATATACCCCTAGTAGATGGTGTTGTCTCCCTCACAGGCTTTGCCCTAGTAGGCGGACCAGCCAGACAAGATCATCCAAAAGCAATTGCATCATTAAAAAAACTGAATAGACCTTATATGGTGGCTCTCCCACTTGTTTTTCAAACAACTCAAGAATGGGAAGGGAGCGATCTCGGATTACACCCGGTCCAGGTAGCATTGCAAATTGCAATACCAGAATTAGATGGAGCCATTGAACCAATAGTTTTATCTGGTCGTGATGATGCAACTGGTAAGGCACATACCCTTCAAGACAGAGTCGACGCAATTGCAGAACGTGCAATTAGATGGTCTTCACTAAGAATTAAACCAAGAGCTGAGAAGAAGCTTGCTATTACTGTTTTCAGCTTTCCACCTGACAAAGGTAATGTTGGGACAGCAGCCTATTTAGATGTATTCGGTTCAATTCATAGGGTCCTTGAAGAACTAAAAGCACAAGGGTACAAAGTAGAAAATTTACCCAAAGACTCGAAAGCCCTAATGGAAGAGTTAATAAACGACCCGGAAGCATTAGAAGGAGCCCCAGAACTATCAATCGCCCACAGAATGAGTGTTGGAGAATATGAAAAACTGACTCCCTACTCTGAAAGATTAGAAGAGAACTGGGGGAAGCCTCCTGGAAATCTAAATAGCGATGGCCAAAACTTACTTATTTACGGTAGGCATTTTGGGAATGTGTTTATAGGTGTCCAGCCAACATTTGGCTATGAAGGTGATCCCATGAGACTTCTCTATTCAAGAAGTGCGAGTCCTCATCATGGATTCGCCGCCTATTACACCTACTTAGAAAAGGTATGGGAAGCAGATGCTGTTCTTCATTTTGGAACACATGGCTCACTAGAGTTTATGCCTGGAAAACAAATGGGAATGAGTGAAACATGTTATCCAGATTCTCTAATTGGCGGTCTTCCAAATCTTTATTATTACGCAGCAAACAATCCTTCTGAGGCAACAATAGCTAAAAGGCGGGGATATGCATCAACGATTAGTTATCTAACTCCACCAGCTGAAAATGCAGGTCTTTATAAGGGGCTAAAAGAACTTGGTGAGTTGGTTGGTTCCTATCAACAACTGCGTGAAGGTGGTAGAGGAGTGCAAATAGTAAATGCAATAATAGAAACAGCAAGGCAGTGTAATCTCGACCAAGATGTAAACCTGCCAGAAAAAGATGCCTCAGAAATAGATCTAGAAGATAGGGATGCAGTCGTAGGTTCTGTATATAGCCAGCTAATGGAGATTGAAAGCCGGTTACTTCCTTGTGGTTTACATACAATAGGCAAGCCACCTACAGCTGAAGAGGCTATTGCAACTCTTGTAAGTATTGCTGCATTAGAAAGAGAAGATGATGGGCTTCGATCTTTACCGGGTCTATTAGCAGAAGCGAGAGGAAGAAAGATTGAAGACATATATAAAGGTAATGATGAAGGTGTACTAAAAGATGTAGAGTTAAATCGTACAATTACAGAAACATCTAGGAAATCAATTGCGGGTATGGTAAACCTGCTAACAGGAAAAGATGGAAGAGTAACACTAGAAACAGGATTAATTGGGAAGATAAACAACTTAGTAAATCAGTTTGGGTTTAATAATGAGCCAACTTATTTGAAAATATGTAAGCGAGCTGGCTTTAATGATATTGATTCAGTTGCACTTGAAAAACTTTTTGAATACCTACGTTTTTGCCTTGATCAAATTTGTGCTGATAAAGAGATGGAAAGCCTCCTTAAAGCCCTAGAAGGTGATTATGTTTTACCAGGACCTGGAGGAGATCCAATAAGAAATCCAGGAGTACTTCCTAGCGGAAAAAACATACATGCACTTGACCCACAATCTATTCCAACTATTGCAGCCGTTGCAGCAGCAAAAGGTGTAGTCGATAAACTTATTGAGCGTCAACGAAGAGAAGAAGGCGCATGGCCGGAAACAATTGCCTGTGTTTTATGGGGTACAGACAATATAAAGACTTATGGTGAATCATTAGCTCAAATCCTTTGGTTTATAGGAGTAAGACCTAAACCTGATTCAGTAGGCAGAGTAAATAAGCTCGAGCTGATCCCTTTAGAGGAACTAGGCCGCCCAAGAATCGATGTAGTTGTTAATTGCTCGGGAGTATTCCGTGACTTATTTATAAACCAGATGGCATTAATTGACCAAGGTGTAAAGATGGCAGCTGAAGCAGATGAACCTCTTGATCAAAATTTTGTTAGAAAGCACGCTACTGAGCAAGCTAAAGAACAAGGAACTTCAATAAGAGATGCTGCTTGTAGAGTTTTCTCAAACTCAAGTGGTAGTTATAGCTCCAATGTAAATCTAGCTGTAGAAAACTCTACATGGGAAGAAGAAGGTGAACTTCAGGAAATGTACTTGTCCCGCAAAACCTTTGCATTTAATGCAGATAACCCCGGTGAAATGAATCAAAAAAGAGAAATCTTTGAATCCGTTATTAAAACTGCTGACGTAACCTTCCAAAACCTTGATTCAGCTGAAATATCTTTAACCGACGTTAGTCATTATTTCGACTCGGATCCAACTAACCTAATCAAAGGATTACGAGAAGATGGCAAAGCACCAAACAGCTTTATCGCTGATACAACTACTGCAAATGCACAAGTCAGATCTCTAAGCGAAACGATAAGATTAGATTCTCGAACCAAACTACTTAACCCCAAGTGGTACGAAGGTATGCTCAACTCAGGCTACGAAGGCGTAAGAGAGGTATCAAATCGCTTAAATTACACACTTGGATGGAGCGCAACAAGCGGACAAGTAGATAACTTTGTTTATGAAGAATCTAATGAGACATTTATTAATGACCCTGAAATGAGAAAAAGATTGATGGAATTAAACCCTCACAGCTTTAGACGAATAGTAGGAACACTTTTGGAAGTGAATGGTAGGGGTTATTGGGACACCTCAGAAGAAAATATTGATAGACTTAAGGAGCTCTACCAAGAAGTTGAAGACAGAATTGAGGGTGTAAACCAAGAAGACTAA
- the folP gene encoding dihydropteroate synthase translates to MAIVNITPDSFSDGGQYLQPNKALIHASKCISEGADVLDLGAQSTRPGAEEVGSEEELRRLLPALRTIRHEHKNTLISVDTFLSRVAYAALENGANWINDVSAGKIDPDIFRVVADAGCPYVLMHSRGNSRNMKTLNTYRDVIDDVDRELSERTEEALKAGIKHENIIWDPGIGFAKNTEQNIQILYGLESLCNKGFPLLIGPSRKRFIAEILGNEDLDSRDLGTEIVVCRCTQAKVSMVRVHNVGRTAKTLTIANKLW, encoded by the coding sequence ATGGCAATAGTAAATATTACCCCAGATTCCTTTTCTGATGGAGGTCAATACCTTCAGCCTAATAAAGCATTGATACATGCTTCTAAATGTATTTCTGAAGGCGCAGATGTTCTTGATTTGGGTGCACAAAGTACTCGGCCTGGAGCGGAAGAAGTAGGCTCAGAAGAGGAGTTAAGAAGACTATTGCCTGCTTTACGAACAATACGCCATGAACATAAAAATACCCTAATTTCTGTAGATACCTTCCTCTCTAGGGTTGCTTATGCCGCCTTAGAAAATGGAGCGAATTGGATAAACGATGTTTCAGCAGGCAAAATAGATCCTGATATTTTTAGGGTGGTTGCTGATGCTGGTTGTCCTTATGTATTAATGCATAGCCGTGGCAATAGCCGTAATATGAAAACACTCAATACTTACAGAGATGTAATTGATGATGTTGATCGAGAGTTATCTGAAAGAACTGAAGAGGCTCTTAAGGCAGGAATTAAACATGAAAATATAATTTGGGATCCAGGAATAGGCTTCGCCAAAAATACTGAGCAAAACATACAGATTCTGTATGGATTGGAAAGTCTTTGCAATAAGGGATTCCCTTTACTAATTGGACCGTCTAGGAAAAGGTTTATTGCGGAAATACTTGGTAATGAGGATTTAGATTCCAGAGATTTAGGTACTGAAATTGTTGTCTGTAGATGCACGCAGGCTAAAGTCTCTATGGTAAGAGTTCATAACGTAGGTAGAACAGCAAAGACACTTACAATTGCTAATAAATTATGGTAG
- the tpiA gene encoding triose-phosphate isomerase produces the protein MRKAVIAGNWKMHMTCAEANEYMAIFLPLVAQMEKDRSLVIAPPFTAISSVAQITQSSAVQLASQNVHWEDKGAFTAEVSPVMLLEHDVRYAIVGHSEPRKYFSESDEQINRRAKSAQTHGLIPIVCVGETDIQRDRGEAERVIRRQVEQGLEDLDSESLIVAYEPIWAIGTGKTCESSEANRICGLIRKWIGKSDVIIQYGGSVKPENIDELMGMNDIDGVLVGGASLDPRNFARIVNYKVA, from the coding sequence GTGCGTAAAGCGGTCATTGCTGGCAACTGGAAGATGCACATGACATGTGCAGAAGCCAATGAATACATGGCCATTTTTTTGCCGCTGGTAGCGCAAATGGAGAAAGACAGAAGTCTTGTCATAGCTCCTCCTTTTACTGCCATATCTTCCGTTGCTCAGATAACTCAATCAAGTGCAGTTCAGTTGGCAAGTCAAAATGTTCATTGGGAAGACAAAGGAGCATTTACAGCAGAAGTCTCTCCCGTCATGTTGCTTGAGCATGATGTTAGATACGCAATTGTTGGCCACAGTGAGCCCCGAAAATATTTCAGCGAGAGCGATGAACAGATCAATCGAAGAGCTAAGTCAGCACAAACTCATGGGTTAATTCCAATTGTTTGTGTTGGAGAAACAGATATACAACGTGATAGAGGAGAGGCCGAAAGAGTCATAAGACGTCAAGTTGAGCAAGGTTTGGAAGATTTAGACTCTGAGAGTCTAATAGTCGCTTATGAACCCATATGGGCTATTGGAACCGGAAAAACGTGTGAATCTTCAGAAGCTAATAGGATCTGTGGTTTAATCAGAAAATGGATTGGTAAATCTGATGTAATAATTCAGTATGGAGGTTCTGTTAAACCAGAAAATATTGATGAACTTATGGGAATGAACGATATTGATGGTGTTTTGGTTGGAGGAGCATCTCTTGATCCAAGAAACTTTGCAAGAATTGTCAACTATAAAGTCGCCTAA
- a CDS encoding RNA-binding S4 domain-containing protein — protein MKLDQFLKYQGFVSTGGEAKQLIQSGLVFVNNSVELRRGRKLIVGDLVVSGLNRAIVKETGGAKGS, from the coding sequence ATGAAACTTGATCAGTTCCTCAAATACCAAGGATTCGTCTCTACAGGAGGAGAAGCTAAGCAGCTTATTCAGTCGGGATTGGTTTTTGTGAATAATTCGGTGGAACTGCGGCGTGGTAGAAAGCTTATCGTTGGAGATCTCGTTGTTTCCGGTCTTAATAGGGCCATAGTGAAGGAGACAGGTGGGGCCAAGGGGTCTTAG
- a CDS encoding ABC transporter ATP-binding protein, producing the protein MFTNSKANFRSLLPFLRPHLRSLSCGFICMFIYVSCWPILAALAGKLIPAIGGGELERVLKVMAQALAVFLIQKIAQFGQDTFLAGPALQVGKDLRSNLFRELQQTQLLSLKKLSTGDITYRLTEDADRVAEVIYKTIQDTTPSILQLTAVFVYMCWLDWQLSLATILLAPIVATLVSRFGARVMIAAENSQQEVSNLAALLSESIHGLPLVRAFAAEDWLQNRFDSKVEKHRQSRYKTLKLLALQHPVVGFIEALGILTVFGYGALRIQAGGLSGEGFSSYVAGLLMLIDPISHLTINFNELRQGQASLKRLFQIGQQPKELEDKANAISLEKPKGHISFADISFRYQNQTSTISNFSLNVEPGKIVALVGPSGAGKSTLFSLLLRFNRVQKGYILLDGIDISNLKSNEIRKQIAIVPQVVNIFSGSIAEAISFGRNASENQIIKAAKLANAHDFIMSMPEGYSTTLDERGTNLSGGQLQRLAIARAVLGNPAVLLLDEATSALDAEAEEAVQQGIQQAMAQRTVLVIAHRLSTVQEADQIVVIENGVKCDSGTHDELMSRAGRYRDLCERQLIRSNTEE; encoded by the coding sequence ATGTTTACTAACTCAAAGGCAAACTTTCGCAGCTTACTGCCATTCCTTCGGCCACATTTACGTAGCTTGTCATGCGGTTTTATCTGTATGTTCATCTATGTAAGTTGCTGGCCTATTTTGGCTGCTCTTGCCGGAAAGCTTATACCAGCAATTGGAGGAGGTGAACTAGAAAGGGTTCTAAAGGTTATGGCTCAGGCTTTAGCGGTCTTTTTAATTCAAAAGATTGCCCAATTCGGGCAAGACACATTCCTCGCAGGTCCAGCTCTTCAAGTTGGCAAAGATCTGAGATCAAATTTATTTCGAGAATTACAACAAACTCAACTTCTTTCTTTAAAGAAATTATCAACTGGAGACATAACATATCGATTAACTGAAGATGCCGACAGGGTAGCTGAAGTGATTTACAAGACAATACAAGATACAACTCCAAGTATTCTTCAGCTCACGGCAGTATTTGTTTATATGTGTTGGCTTGATTGGCAACTATCTCTTGCAACAATATTACTGGCTCCAATTGTTGCCACTCTTGTTAGTCGATTTGGGGCAAGGGTAATGATAGCGGCAGAAAATAGTCAACAAGAAGTAAGCAATTTAGCTGCATTATTAAGCGAATCCATACATGGATTGCCACTAGTACGTGCTTTTGCAGCCGAAGATTGGCTGCAAAATAGGTTTGATTCAAAGGTCGAAAAGCATCGCCAATCTCGCTACAAAACGCTGAAATTACTTGCACTTCAGCACCCTGTAGTTGGATTTATAGAAGCTTTGGGAATCCTTACAGTATTTGGCTATGGAGCACTTAGGATACAAGCAGGAGGATTAAGTGGAGAAGGCTTCAGTAGTTACGTAGCAGGATTACTAATGCTTATCGACCCTATAAGTCACTTGACAATAAATTTCAACGAACTTAGGCAAGGCCAGGCATCACTTAAACGACTATTTCAGATAGGACAGCAGCCAAAAGAATTAGAAGATAAAGCGAATGCAATCAGTCTAGAAAAGCCAAAAGGTCATATTAGTTTTGCCGATATTAGCTTTAGATATCAAAACCAAACTTCAACAATTTCTAACTTCTCTTTGAATGTAGAGCCAGGGAAGATAGTTGCCTTAGTAGGGCCATCGGGGGCAGGCAAAAGTACACTTTTCTCTTTGTTATTGAGATTTAATAGGGTTCAAAAAGGTTATATATTACTAGATGGTATAGACATATCAAACCTAAAGTCTAACGAAATCAGAAAACAAATAGCTATAGTTCCCCAAGTAGTAAATATCTTTTCTGGAAGTATTGCTGAAGCAATCAGTTTTGGTAGGAATGCTTCTGAAAACCAAATCATTAAAGCAGCAAAATTAGCTAATGCTCATGACTTCATCATGTCGATGCCTGAAGGCTACTCGACAACCCTCGATGAACGAGGAACAAATCTTTCGGGCGGTCAACTACAACGCTTAGCAATAGCTAGAGCGGTTTTAGGCAACCCCGCAGTTCTTCTCCTTGACGAGGCAACGAGTGCTTTAGATGCAGAAGCTGAAGAAGCTGTACAGCAAGGAATCCAACAAGCCATGGCGCAAAGAACAGTGCTAGTTATTGCCCATAGACTGTCAACAGTTCAAGAAGCCGACCAAATTGTTGTTATTGAAAATGGTGTCAAGTGTGATTCAGGCACCCATGATGAACTAATGAGTAGAGCAGGTAGATACAGAGATTTATGCGAGAGGCAACTCATAAGAAGTAATACAGAGGAATAG
- a CDS encoding DUF6447 family protein: protein MTQSSTSRPDPVLTFEGKRYDLNSLPKELKELVRGMQVADTQLKMHEDTLRVLAIGRQTMARELNEKLKDVKPLEQ, encoded by the coding sequence ATGACTCAATCATCTACAAGCAGACCTGATCCTGTCCTTACCTTTGAAGGTAAGCGATATGACCTCAATTCCTTACCCAAAGAATTGAAAGAGCTTGTCAGAGGTATGCAAGTAGCAGATACACAATTGAAGATGCATGAGGATACACTTAGGGTATTAGCAATAGGTCGTCAGACTATGGCTAGGGAACTTAACGAAAAGCTAAAGGATGTTAAGCCCCTTGAGCAATAA
- a CDS encoding alanine/glycine:cation symporter family protein — MNFSTVSSEAINSLKTINSALNSIAWGWPTVTLISATGLVLMFGLRLMPLRRLVYGLKIIFKEPDPSSQGEISPFQALMTSLSATIGIGNIVGVATAIAMGGPGAVFWMWIIALVGIATKYSEAVLAVHFREKDSIGKFVGGPMYYIKNGLGPSWYWLGGLFALFGMLASFGIGNGVQCFEVSSALQTFNVPKEITAAIIGVLVFIVIIGGISRIARAASAIVPLMSVLYILACFSIILLNVERIPSAFAAIFTDAFTGRAVAGGVFTKVLFEGFKRGIFSNEAGLGSAPIAHASANTNDAVRQGSIAMLGTFIDTIIICTMTALVIILSGVNGPSGATLSIEAFNSSIAGSGALVTIALAVFAFTTVLGWSYYGERCTEYLFGIKSILPFRLTWVAVAVFGAIAGDPNRNIVWGIADTLNGLMALPNLVALLLLSGTVFRLTRSYRFDEA, encoded by the coding sequence ATGAACTTTTCAACTGTCTCATCGGAGGCAATTAATTCCCTCAAGACAATTAACTCCGCTCTTAATTCTATTGCCTGGGGTTGGCCCACAGTAACCCTTATTTCAGCAACTGGATTGGTTTTGATGTTCGGCTTGAGGCTTATGCCTCTTCGTCGCCTTGTCTACGGTTTAAAAATAATCTTTAAAGAGCCTGATCCTTCAAGTCAAGGAGAAATATCTCCCTTTCAGGCTTTGATGACGTCTTTATCTGCAACCATAGGAATAGGTAATATTGTCGGTGTGGCCACAGCAATAGCAATGGGTGGTCCTGGTGCAGTTTTTTGGATGTGGATTATCGCTTTAGTTGGTATTGCAACTAAGTATTCGGAGGCAGTTCTCGCTGTTCACTTTCGTGAGAAGGATTCAATCGGTAAATTTGTCGGTGGTCCTATGTATTATATAAAAAATGGTCTTGGACCAAGTTGGTATTGGCTTGGAGGTCTGTTTGCTCTCTTCGGTATGCTTGCTAGTTTTGGAATTGGAAATGGTGTTCAGTGTTTCGAAGTTTCCAGTGCATTGCAAACATTTAATGTCCCAAAGGAAATAACAGCAGCGATAATTGGAGTACTTGTTTTTATAGTAATTATTGGAGGTATAAGCCGTATAGCAAGAGCAGCTTCCGCAATTGTCCCTTTAATGTCAGTTTTATATATCCTTGCTTGCTTTTCAATAATCCTATTAAATGTAGAAAGGATACCTTCGGCTTTTGCTGCAATATTTACTGATGCCTTTACAGGAAGAGCTGTAGCTGGTGGTGTATTTACAAAAGTACTTTTTGAAGGTTTTAAGCGAGGAATTTTCTCCAATGAGGCAGGCCTTGGTAGTGCTCCCATTGCACATGCATCAGCTAATACTAATGATGCAGTTCGTCAAGGATCAATAGCGATGTTAGGTACTTTTATAGATACCATAATTATATGCACTATGACCGCTCTAGTCATTATTCTAAGTGGCGTTAATGGGCCCAGTGGGGCCACACTTTCTATTGAAGCTTTTAATTCATCTATTGCTGGATCTGGAGCTTTAGTAACTATTGCTTTGGCAGTATTTGCATTCACAACAGTTTTGGGTTGGAGTTACTATGGTGAAAGGTGTACTGAATATCTTTTTGGTATAAAATCAATTTTACCTTTTAGATTAACTTGGGTAGCTGTTGCTGTATTTGGTGCAATTGCTGGTGATCCTAATAGAAATATTGTTTGGGGAATAGCTGATACATTAAATGGTTTAATGGCTTTACCAAACCTAGTAGCACTATTACTTCTATCGGGCACTGTTTTTAGATTAACTAGGTCATATCGATTTGATGAAGCTTAG
- a CDS encoding DUF3386 domain-containing protein produces the protein MVSPVSNPIPVPGTDCSKEFKAAYENRYTWDPDFSGYLGRCVWETDARSIEGCFKLNSDLKAEVFDIDDEKVHKSISSQLWEVAIHRVRRSFAKIHGENTFTAGDVNHIGMEVIVGGKNTGDKYRIKDNVVTMVNRHIHGQLITINTKSVTNTMKGYLSKEYTSQYSDPIKGEPIRGLSKFKDIFVPLYNNGPWVLTERSVQTESFGNEANSFECFKFLDLKAQ, from the coding sequence GTGGTCTCCCCTGTTTCTAACCCTATACCAGTCCCTGGCACTGATTGCTCTAAAGAATTTAAGGCTGCATATGAAAATCGTTATACCTGGGATCCTGATTTCTCAGGTTATTTGGGTCGTTGCGTCTGGGAGACGGATGCGCGAAGTATAGAAGGCTGTTTCAAATTAAATAGCGATTTAAAAGCTGAGGTTTTTGATATTGATGATGAAAAAGTACACAAATCAATCTCATCACAGCTTTGGGAAGTCGCAATTCATAGAGTAAGAAGAAGCTTCGCAAAAATACACGGTGAAAATACATTTACTGCTGGAGATGTTAACCATATTGGCATGGAAGTGATAGTTGGCGGAAAAAATACAGGCGATAAATATCGAATAAAGGATAACGTGGTTACGATGGTAAATCGACATATTCATGGACAATTGATTACAATTAATACTAAGAGTGTTACTAATACAATGAAAGGCTATTTAAGTAAAGAATATACTAGTCAATATAGTGATCCGATAAAAGGAGAACCTATTCGAGGGTTAAGCAAATTTAAGGATATTTTTGTTCCTCTTTACAATAACGGTCCTTGGGTCCTCACAGAAAGAAGTGTTCAAACAGAATCTTTTGGGAATGAGGCTAACAGTTTTGAATGCTTTAAGTTTCTAGACCTAAAGGCTCAATAA